TGCTAAATTGCAAGATAAGTATGATGTTCAAATTATTACTCAAAATATTGACGACTTGCATGAAAGGGGAGGTTCAAAGAATGTATTGCATTTGCATGGAATCATTACCCGTTCTCAATCTGATGTAGATGCATCGCTTACTTACCCGATGGAGGGTTGGGAGCTTACCTCGGCCGATGTTTGTAAATATGGTAAACCTTTGCGGCCTCACGTGGTTTGGTTTGGAGAGGAGGTTCCCAATTTAAGACTTGCGGCAGAAATGTGTGATACTGCCGATATTTTTGCCGTTATAGGTACTAAGCTGGCCGTGTATCCTGCTGCTGGGCTAATAGATTATGTGCCTGCACAGGCACTAAAGTATGTGGTAGATCTTGATATTTCTAACGTACAAGGTCGCAACTGGATGAAAATACAAGAGCCCGCAAGTATTGGCGTGCCGCAAATGGTGGCAGCGCTAATGTAAATTTAGGGATAATGTGTACTTTAGAGGCTTTGATCTTTTTTAATTTATGAAGCACATATTTTTATTTCTTGCATTTGTGGGCCTTTTGGTTTTAAAAACCAATGCGCAAACCAGGCATGAAAGCACTGGCTGGTTTTTGTTTATGAACAATACAAAGCTGACTGAGAAGTGGGGCTTTTATGCCGATTTGCAGCTGCGCTCCGGTGACAAATGGGCAAATGTCAGGAATTTTATGTTTAGGCCTGGAATTACCTACTATGCAAATTCAAAGAATGAGATTACGCTCGGATATCTGTTAAATAATACTTATTTACATGTAGAAGGTGTGTCGGATAATGTACTCAATGAGCACAGAATTTGGGAGCAATATGTGTATAAACACAAACTGAATACAGTAGCGTTTTCTCATAGATTTAGACTGGAACAGCGCTTTATTGACCGATTGGGAAGAGAAGATTTATTTGCGCAAAGATTCAGGTATTTTGTGCGGGGTATAATACCTATAGCTAAAGATGCAAAGTCTTTTAATGAGGGCCTTTTTGTAGCCCTGCAGAATGAAGTGTTTTTAAACCTGCAAAATAAAAGTCAGTTAAATGGGGATGTATTTGATCAGAACAGGGCGTACGTAGCCTTGGGCTACCGTCTTAGTAAGAAGTTGGATATAGAAGCGGGTTACTTAAACCAGGCGATAAAAGGGGCTGCTGCAAATACAGTTAATAATGTGCTGCAGGTTGCTGTATACACCCGTTTCTAGTCAGAGAAGTTTTGTTTTGAAAATGTTACGGAACAAATTTTTAAGGAATTTGTTCTGAATAAGTAAATTAAAATTGAGTTTAACCAAATGTATAAGTATGAAGAGATTCTTTAAAACGAGCGCTGTAATGGCAGCAGTATTAGTTTCTACACTAACGGTGAAAGGACAAAAAATAGACCATCAGGAACTAAAAGTGGATGTAGCACAACTTTCCAATTCCTTTCATCAGTTGAGAAATTTAGAGCCGATAGCTTTTAATTACAATGTGCAAAAATACAAACATCTTAATTTGCCTGCCGGACAACAATATGGCTTTGCGGTAAGCAGTTTTAAGAACGAATTTCCACACTTGATTTTTGAAAATGCAAAGTTTTATAATGTAGGTAAAAACGATACCAGGGTGGCTAAATACGATGATGTAAAGTCAGAACAATTGATCCCATTATTGGTGTCTGCCGTGAAAGAGCAACAAGTACAGATAGAACAGTTAAAAAAAGAACTTGTTGAATTAAAAAAATCGAGATAGTTTTTGAGATAATTAAATAAAAAATGGGAAGGCTGAAATGAATCGGTCTTCCCATTTTTATTTTAGTCCGCTTAATTAAACAGCGTCAATTGCTTCACGTAATGCTTTAGCAGCAGCAGCAGGATCTTCTGCGCCATAAATTGCAGCACCAGCAACAGCTACAATTGCACCTGCTTTAATGACATCAGACACATTGTTGATGTTTACACCACCCGCAATGGATACAGGCACACCTGCACGGGCAGCCTCGTCAATTAACACCTGGATAGAATAACCAGTAGTCCATTGCTCGTCTAATCCTGCATGAAGTTCTACAAACTCAGCACCCAGTTTGGTAACTTCCTGTGCACGTTTAACACGGTCAGCAACGCCAATAGTATCCACAACAACACCTTTATTGTGTGCTTTCCCTGCTTTGATGGCTCCTGCAATGGTGGCATCACCGGCAGCACCCAATACAGTTACCAAATCAGCACCTGCTTTAAAAGCCATGTCTGCTTCCAGTTCTCCGGCATCCATAGTTTTTAAATCTGCGAATACCAGTTTATCTGGATAAGCGGATTTGATAGCTGTAACTACCGCCAAACCTTCTTGTTTAATTAATGGAGTACCCAGTTCGATGATGTCAATATATGGAGCAATTTTAGCAACCAGTGCCAATGCTTCTTCTGTAGATAATAAGTCTATTGCAACTTGTAATTTAGCCATGATATTTGTTTTTATATGTATTAATAATTGTTTTTTTTCGTTCAATGTTCTATTCCAGGTTGGCATGTCTTTTCCATAGCTCTTCCGCCGGACTGCCATCTGCATCCCATAGGGTCTGGAAAATAGCGTCTGTAAGCAACAACAAGGCTTGTTCAAATAAACTTCCGGCGTATTGCAGGGAGATGGTTTTACCATGATCTTGTTTTTGGGCTGCCGGTAGTATAACCACCAGTTCCGAAAACTTTCCCAGTGGAGAATCAGTCGTTGTAGAAATAGAAAGCACCTTTGCACCGACAGAAACGGCCTTTTCTGCCGCTTTTACAATTGTGCTTGTTGTGCCGGAGCCCGAAGCGGCAATTAAGATATCCCCTTTCCCGATGGCTGGGGTAGTTGTCTCTCCTGCTACAAAAACCCTAAGTCCAAAATGCATCAGGCGCATGGCGGCAGAACGTAAAGCTAAGCCAGAACGACCAGCACCAATTACAAATATGCGATGGTTTGGTTTGAGGTATGGCAATAATTTGGCTACCTGATTAAAATCTATTTCCTTGGCAAGTTTAACTTGTTCCTGTAATATCAATTCCAGATTGGCTTGTAATGCAGTTGCCTTTTCCTTTTCTTCCATTTTTTAAAATTATGGCTCAAAAGTATTGGCTCTTTTACTAGTAGGGGTTATACATTGTGCGCATAGTATGGGATAATTTGGAAATGCTTGCTCTGGTTTATCATTGAAATGCCATCAAAAATCAGATATGGCCGATAAGTACACCTTAATTTCCTAATAGTCCAATAGGGTGATTTGCTTGACCTTAATCTTATCAATATTTTATATTGGCGTATGTAGTCACATTTGCTATATTTGGCTATCAATACTAAAATTAAAATGTCAGATCAGAAAAAAGAAATATTTGAAGGTGTAGCCCAAAGGCTTAAAATAGAAGGCTTTAATGTGGTTAGTTATGACGATACTCGCCCATGGGGTGGTTTTTTTGTAATAGATGAAGCTCAGGCACAGCAATTTGCTGATGTTTACTTTAATGGCTTAAATGTTGAAGATTTAAAGATAGGTGGCAAGTTAAGCCCTAAAATATTGGTTGTTGGTCCGGAGAAACGCCTTTCATGGCAATATCATCACCGCAGAGCAGAAATATGGCAAGTAGTAAGTGGTACAGTGGGTGTTAAAACCAGCGATACCGATGAAGAAGGTGAAATACAGAAACTAGCACCAGGTAACACCATTAAATTGAACCAGGGCGAAAGACACCGCTTAATTGGTTTGGAAGATTGGGGAATTGTTTCTGAAATTTGGCAACATACAGACCCGGAACATCCTTCTGATGAATCGGATATTGTAAGGGTACAGGATGATTTTGGAAGATAAAACTACAGGTCGGTGATAACACCGACCTTTTTTTTGCTACTTTTGTAGCAGTACACCAAATGCCTTTATGATTATATTAATTTTTTTCCTGTTACATTGGTTCCTCTCACTCTTTTCACAAACTTTCTTTCTTCATCGCTATGCATCTCATAAGATGTTTAAGATGAATGGTTTCTGGGAGAAATTCTTTTACACCATTACGTTTTTAAGTCAAGGATCCTCGTTTCTCAACCCTCGCGCGTATGCCATTTTACACCGCATGCATCACGCCTATAGCGATACTGAGAAAGATCCGCATTCGCCGCATTTTGTGAAAGATGTATGGGGAATGATGATTCAGACCAAAAATATTTATCTCAATTACGCTAAATTTAACAAAGAACCAGAAGAGCAGTTCCGTGACAATTATCCTTCATGGCCTATTATTGATAAAATTGGCGACAGCTGGTTAACAAGATTTTTATTTGTAAGTTTTTACGTATGGTTTTATGTAACCTTTGCTACAGCCTGGTGGATGTTTCTACTCTTGCCTGTACATTTTTTAATGGGGCCATTACATGGTGCCATTGTAAACTGGTGCGGCCATAAGTATGGCTATTCAAATCATGATAACAATGATCACAGTAAAAATTCTTTACCACTTGATTTTTTGATGATGGGCGAACTTTTTCAAAATAACCACCATAAAAAACCAAATAGTCCAAACTTTGCCAGCAAGTGGTTTGAATTTGACCCAACGTACCCAATTATGAAAGCCATGCATTGGATGCGTATCATCAGAATCAGAAAGATTTAAGTTCCGGGCAATATTGGGTGTCTATCCAGCGTTATCTGGCTTTATTCATATTCTTTCATGAGAAAACTTTCATGCTTTGTCTTTTTACTATTTGCTGGTCAATTTGTAAAAGCACAGCAAATAAAAGCGCTTACGGGTGTAGTTAAAGAACAAAGTGGTACCCCGGTTAGTGGGGCAGGGGTTATTCTTATCGCGGGAACAGATACGCTTAAAGCTGTAACTGATACTGCAGGCAAGTTTACATTCGCCAATATCAAGCTATCTAAAATTGGTTTAACTGTTCGGAGTATTGGATATATACAATACAAACACGATTATGACCTTCCTAAAGGAAAGGATGTAAAGCTTGATCCTGTGATTTTAGCAGAAGATAGTCAAACACTACAAGATGTGGTGATAAAGGGGAAAATCATTCCAGTCAGGATAAAAGAAGATACGCTGGAGTATAATGCCCTTGCTTACAAAACGCTGCCCAAAGACCGTGCAGTAGAGCTGATTAAACAGTTGCCCGGTGTGCAGATTGATAAGGATGGCAATGTAAAATCGATGGGTAAAACTTTGACTAAGATCCGTGTAAACGGAAAAGATTTTTTTACAGGTGACGTCAAAGAATTTATTAATAAGCTGCCTGCAGACCTTATTGCTAAGGTACAAATGATTGACGACTATGGTGATGAAGCTCGTTTAACTGGAATTAAAACCGGTAATCCGGTAAAAATATTAAATCTGGTCACCAAGGAGAATGGAAACGGTGGGGTTTTTGGCAATGCCCAGGCAACGCTTGGCACCAATAAGCAGTATGGACTGGATGGAAGTGCAAATTACTGGAGGGGCCAAAAGCAAATGTCTTTCAATGCCAATTTAAACCGGCAGGATAACGGTGCAGGAAAAAGTTCAGGTAACGTGGCTGCCGTTACCTATAATAAGCCGCTGAATAAAGAACTTAACATAATAACCAATTACAGCTACAATGGTAGTAACAACGACAGCAAATCCATCAATGCAGTTGAGACAAATAATGGCGACAATATTATCTATAATGAAAACAACAATACATCTACCAGCGGTACCCAAAATCACCGTTTAAATGCTGGTATTCTTAAAAGAGGCAAAAAGGAATTTATCACTGCAAACATTGCGGGCACATTTTCGGAGAATAGCAATACTGGCATATCTCAATCTCTTCAAACCATTAAAAGTAAAGATACAACGGGGCAAACCAGCAAGCAAGATTTATACAACAACAGCAGTAGTAAGGGACGTAATCCGACGCTGTCGGCAATGCTTAATTATACGAGAAAACTAAGTAAGCCCGGAAGAACCTTTGCTGCCGTATTTAACCTGGCCAGCAACCTTGCCAGTTCTAAAGATAATCTGGAAGACAGACTGGTTTACTACGACAAAAAAACTGGTGAGGTAACCAAAGATTCTTTACTAAACCGTCTGTTGGACAAAAGGAACAGCAATACCGATTTAAAAGCAAACTTTAAATTCTCGGAACCTTTAGGAAAGAAGGATTCGATCATTCAGCGGAACATTGATCTCACTTATGACTTTGGTGTTACGGGTACTCGTAATCGCCTATCAACCTTTGCAGGTGCGCAAGGGAATGTTAATCTGGTTGACTCCTTAAGTAACGCCTATACTACTTCTTTTACTGATAATAGTTTTAACATTAGCTACAGGTACAGTAACAAGAGATGGAGGTATACGCTTGGGGTAGTTCCACGGATAATGGTACTTAAAGGAAAATATGAAAATATTGCGGAGGGAATAGATAGAAGCACTTTTGCAATTGGTCCCGCTGCCAATATCAATTATAATATTGCGAGGAAGCATGTTTTTGACTTTAATATTTCTCAAACTACTGCTCCGCCTGCATTTAACCAGCTACAACCCGTAAAAGAAACGAGTAACCTTCAAAACATCGTGATCGGGAATCCTAATCTTAAACCTTCAGTAAATCAGGTTGCGATGTTAAATTATACCAATGTAAATGTGAAAGATGGTTCCGCACTACAAGTGGGTATTATGGCTAATCTGGTGCAGAATAAAGTAGTGACTAAAACCCTCATCATTACAGATAGCCTGGGCTTACGCCAGGAAAGCAGTTACGAAAATACCGATGGCGATTATACCATAAATGGTCAGTATTCATTTTCAAAACCATTTGTAGATAATAAATATAGTTTGGAAATGAGCGGTATGCTAGGGTATAGTAATAATGTTTTTTATGCGGAACAAATAAAAGGCTTAAATAAAAGCCTAAACCTCTCGCAAAATATATCCCTGCGGATGAGTAGAAAATGGCTGATGCTAAACGCTGGGGCCAGCTATAGTTTAACAAGTAATAAGTATTCCATCAGCTACGAAAATGGGGGCAACGTGCAGACCTGGAACTTTAGTTCTGATGCAAGGTGCATGTTTGGAGAATGGCTAAATGCCGGACTGGAAGTGTATAAAACGATAAATACCGGTTTCGCTTTAAGCAATTCGAACCCGCTGCTGATCAACATGAACATGGAAAAATTTCTGTTTAATAAAAAGGCCAGTATCAAAATAAGTGCTAATGATTTGCTTGCCCAGGGTAATAACCAACGGCGCATCGTGGCGGGCAACACCACTACTGACACCAGGACCAATCAGATTACCAGATATTTTACCATGAGTTTTAACATGCGTTTGGAGCAGTTTGGTCTTAGCGGCTCTTAATTGCTGGTTTAACTATCTTTGCATCCATGAAAGCGGAAATTCATAACCCAAAATATTTGGTTGCCATCGCATTTACGGTAATTTTATGTATTACGGGCACCACTTTCTTTATCCTCCGCCTTTTGGATCAGCGAATAGCTGGAGTTAACGAATTTACCGGAGCTAATGTTTACCGGCAGAAAGTAAATGTATTTAGGTACGAATTCAATAACATGCTTAAAGGGCAGGAAACCGCTGCGGCATTGTGCTCCCAATTGGGTGATGGGCCTGATAGAAGTAATTTGCAATTTACGCTCAGTACGTTGTTGTTATCGGATGCCAAAGTCAAACATGCCTGGTATGCAATTATTAATGGCCAGGACACCAGCATGGTTTACATTTCCAGAAAAAGCCAGGGCTTCTATAAAAGCACCATGCCCGGCTATCTTGCCGGATGGGTAAAACAACAGTTTTTGCGATCAGATACGGCAAAGCTGAATAATCAGTTGCTAAGCGTAAAAGATTCCCTACACTGGCTTACTGCTTCGAAATTGGTGCAAAAGAATGGTGTAAAACTATTGCTTGGACTGGATGTGAATATGAAGGACCTGCAGCATTCTTTTTATGGAATAGATGCGCGCGGTATGTCGTACGTTTTCATTGTAGATGACCGGGGTTTTTGCCTCGCACATCCTAATGATCAGTTTATTGGTAAGCAACTTTATCGTGCGGATAAACTTTCTATAATTCGGCAAGTACGCAAAGAAACTAAAATACACAATGAGCATACGCTCTCGGCTTACCTTAACCTGCCGGTAATCCGTTATTATATTCCAAACTTCATAGAAGGACTGAACTGGACCATGATGGTTGATATTCCTGAACTTGTAGTGGATGAAGATGTAGCGCCAATACGTACCTACTCTTTATACATGGCGTTAATTGCGGTTGGGATTATAGTGGGACTGATTTGGCTGTATCAGAAAAAATGGCAAAAGGAGCTTTTATTGAGGATAGAAAAGCAATCTTTAAGTCTCAGTGCCGCACAGCATCAAAAAGATAATGCTTTATTGCAGCTGGACAAGCTAAAAGAAAAAGTAAATCCTCATTTTCTTTTCAATTCTTTAAGCTCGCTAAACGCGCTAATTGCCCAGAATCAGGACCTCGCAAAATCTTTTGTGCTAAAGTTATCCCGGGTGTACAGATATGTTCTTGAAGCCCCGGAAGACGGATTGGCAACAGTAGGGGATGAACTCCGTTTTGTAAATGAATACTTTTTTTTAATGAAAATACGCTTTGGAGAATCGCTAAAATCGCTCCAAATAGAGGTGGATGAGCTACGGCTCAAAGAAAAAATTCCGTTCATGAGCCTGCAAACATTAGTTGAAAATGCAGTTAAACACAACATGCTTTCAAAAGCAAAACCTTTACAGATCACAATTGAAAGTATAGGTCATGAAATTATAGTGACCAACAACCTGCAATTACGAAAAGATGTTAAGGATTCTGGCAAACAGGGATTGACCTATCTGCAAAGTACGTATGCACACTTTGGAAACCGGCAAATGCGCTACGGTATTGAAGGTGATTTTTACAGGTGCCATTTGCCAGTATTGGCAAACTGACTATAAAACAGGACGACCCCTTAAGTTTGCACTAAAAGTTCACTCCTTAAAACTGCGCTTTCAATCCTATAAAACAACCAGTTCGCGGATACTGGTTTTATATTGTGCCAACTTTAAGCCATTTTAGATCATGATTTTTAATAAAACTTCATTTTCTCTGATACCTAAACTAATTTTATTGATTTTGCTGTTTGCAAGCGTTTTACAAGCACAAGTTCCTAAAAAGACACCTGGTAAATTCCCAAAAGCAAAAGTTGTGGTAACTAAAATTGCTGCAGATACTGTTAAGAAGAAAAGTGCAGATAGCAGCAAGAGTAAAGATCTAAAGAACTATGCGGAGCTTTTGAAAAAAGCAACAACAGTAAAAGGTCTTTTTAAAGTACATCAGGTAGAAACAGATTATTACTTTGAAATTCCGCTAAAATTAATGGGCAAAGATTTTCTGTTGGTCAATAAAATATCTTCTGTACCAATGGCCTTAAATGAGTCGGGTGTAAATAAAGGTATGAACTTTGAAAATAAGGTTATCAGGTTTTCGAGAAATAAAATCTCTAAAACTGTCTGGGTTAAAACCATTGTT
The nucleotide sequence above comes from Pedobacter sp. MC2016-14. Encoded proteins:
- a CDS encoding NAD-dependent deacylase — encoded protein: MKKIVVFTGAGISAESGLKTFRDKDGLWEGYDINEVATPEGWRRNPSLVQQFYNERRKAVLEAKPNAAHTALAKLQDKYDVQIITQNIDDLHERGGSKNVLHLHGIITRSQSDVDASLTYPMEGWELTSADVCKYGKPLRPHVVWFGEEVPNLRLAAEMCDTADIFAVIGTKLAVYPAAGLIDYVPAQALKYVVDLDISNVQGRNWMKIQEPASIGVPQMVAALM
- a CDS encoding DUF2490 domain-containing protein, with the translated sequence MKHIFLFLAFVGLLVLKTNAQTRHESTGWFLFMNNTKLTEKWGFYADLQLRSGDKWANVRNFMFRPGITYYANSKNEITLGYLLNNTYLHVEGVSDNVLNEHRIWEQYVYKHKLNTVAFSHRFRLEQRFIDRLGREDLFAQRFRYFVRGIIPIAKDAKSFNEGLFVALQNEVFLNLQNKSQLNGDVFDQNRAYVALGYRLSKKLDIEAGYLNQAIKGAAANTVNNVLQVAVYTRF
- a CDS encoding tail fiber domain-containing protein: MKRFFKTSAVMAAVLVSTLTVKGQKIDHQELKVDVAQLSNSFHQLRNLEPIAFNYNVQKYKHLNLPAGQQYGFAVSSFKNEFPHLIFENAKFYNVGKNDTRVAKYDDVKSEQLIPLLVSAVKEQQVQIEQLKKELVELKKSR
- the hxlA gene encoding 3-hexulose-6-phosphate synthase; protein product: MAKLQVAIDLLSTEEALALVAKIAPYIDIIELGTPLIKQEGLAVVTAIKSAYPDKLVFADLKTMDAGELEADMAFKAGADLVTVLGAAGDATIAGAIKAGKAHNKGVVVDTIGVADRVKRAQEVTKLGAEFVELHAGLDEQWTTGYSIQVLIDEAARAGVPVSIAGGVNINNVSDVIKAGAIVAVAGAAIYGAEDPAAAAKALREAIDAV
- the hxlB gene encoding 6-phospho-3-hexuloisomerase codes for the protein MEEKEKATALQANLELILQEQVKLAKEIDFNQVAKLLPYLKPNHRIFVIGAGRSGLALRSAAMRLMHFGLRVFVAGETTTPAIGKGDILIAASGSGTTSTIVKAAEKAVSVGAKVLSISTTTDSPLGKFSELVVILPAAQKQDHGKTISLQYAGSLFEQALLLLTDAIFQTLWDADGSPAEELWKRHANLE
- a CDS encoding phosphoheptose isomerase, whose translation is MSDQKKEIFEGVAQRLKIEGFNVVSYDDTRPWGGFFVIDEAQAQQFADVYFNGLNVEDLKIGGKLSPKILVVGPEKRLSWQYHHRRAEIWQVVSGTVGVKTSDTDEEGEIQKLAPGNTIKLNQGERHRLIGLEDWGIVSEIWQHTDPEHPSDESDIVRVQDDFGR
- a CDS encoding acyl-CoA desaturase; this encodes MIILIFFLLHWFLSLFSQTFFLHRYASHKMFKMNGFWEKFFYTITFLSQGSSFLNPRAYAILHRMHHAYSDTEKDPHSPHFVKDVWGMMIQTKNIYLNYAKFNKEPEEQFRDNYPSWPIIDKIGDSWLTRFLFVSFYVWFYVTFATAWWMFLLLPVHFLMGPLHGAIVNWCGHKYGYSNHDNNDHSKNSLPLDFLMMGELFQNNHHKKPNSPNFASKWFEFDPTYPIMKAMHWMRIIRIRKI
- a CDS encoding outer membrane beta-barrel protein; its protein translation is MRKLSCFVFLLFAGQFVKAQQIKALTGVVKEQSGTPVSGAGVILIAGTDTLKAVTDTAGKFTFANIKLSKIGLTVRSIGYIQYKHDYDLPKGKDVKLDPVILAEDSQTLQDVVIKGKIIPVRIKEDTLEYNALAYKTLPKDRAVELIKQLPGVQIDKDGNVKSMGKTLTKIRVNGKDFFTGDVKEFINKLPADLIAKVQMIDDYGDEARLTGIKTGNPVKILNLVTKENGNGGVFGNAQATLGTNKQYGLDGSANYWRGQKQMSFNANLNRQDNGAGKSSGNVAAVTYNKPLNKELNIITNYSYNGSNNDSKSINAVETNNGDNIIYNENNNTSTSGTQNHRLNAGILKRGKKEFITANIAGTFSENSNTGISQSLQTIKSKDTTGQTSKQDLYNNSSSKGRNPTLSAMLNYTRKLSKPGRTFAAVFNLASNLASSKDNLEDRLVYYDKKTGEVTKDSLLNRLLDKRNSNTDLKANFKFSEPLGKKDSIIQRNIDLTYDFGVTGTRNRLSTFAGAQGNVNLVDSLSNAYTTSFTDNSFNISYRYSNKRWRYTLGVVPRIMVLKGKYENIAEGIDRSTFAIGPAANINYNIARKHVFDFNISQTTAPPAFNQLQPVKETSNLQNIVIGNPNLKPSVNQVAMLNYTNVNVKDGSALQVGIMANLVQNKVVTKTLIITDSLGLRQESSYENTDGDYTINGQYSFSKPFVDNKYSLEMSGMLGYSNNVFYAEQIKGLNKSLNLSQNISLRMSRKWLMLNAGASYSLTSNKYSISYENGGNVQTWNFSSDARCMFGEWLNAGLEVYKTINTGFALSNSNPLLINMNMEKFLFNKKASIKISANDLLAQGNNQRRIVAGNTTTDTRTNQITRYFTMSFNMRLEQFGLSGS
- a CDS encoding histidine kinase; its protein translation is MKAEIHNPKYLVAIAFTVILCITGTTFFILRLLDQRIAGVNEFTGANVYRQKVNVFRYEFNNMLKGQETAAALCSQLGDGPDRSNLQFTLSTLLLSDAKVKHAWYAIINGQDTSMVYISRKSQGFYKSTMPGYLAGWVKQQFLRSDTAKLNNQLLSVKDSLHWLTASKLVQKNGVKLLLGLDVNMKDLQHSFYGIDARGMSYVFIVDDRGFCLAHPNDQFIGKQLYRADKLSIIRQVRKETKIHNEHTLSAYLNLPVIRYYIPNFIEGLNWTMMVDIPELVVDEDVAPIRTYSLYMALIAVGIIVGLIWLYQKKWQKELLLRIEKQSLSLSAAQHQKDNALLQLDKLKEKVNPHFLFNSLSSLNALIAQNQDLAKSFVLKLSRVYRYVLEAPEDGLATVGDELRFVNEYFFLMKIRFGESLKSLQIEVDELRLKEKIPFMSLQTLVENAVKHNMLSKAKPLQITIESIGHEIIVTNNLQLRKDVKDSGKQGLTYLQSTYAHFGNRQMRYGIEGDFYRCHLPVLAN